Proteins co-encoded in one Paraburkholderia edwinii genomic window:
- the tuf gene encoding elongation factor Tu, whose protein sequence is MAKGKFERTKPHVNVGTIGHVDHGKTTLTAAITTVLTAKFGGEAKAYDQIDAAPEEKARGITINTAHVEYETANRHYAHVDCPGHADYVKNMITGAAQMDGAILVCSAADGPMPQTREHILLARQVGVPYIIVFLNKCDMVDDAELLELVEMEVRELLSKYDFPGDDTPIIKGSAKLALEGDKGELGEVAIMNLADALDTYIPTPERAVDGSFLMPVEDVFSISGRGTVVTGRVERGVVKVGEEIEIVGIKPTAKTTCTGVEMFRKLLDQGQAGDNVGILLRGTKREDVERGQVLAKPGSITPHTHFTAEVYVLSKDEGGRHTPFFNNYRPQFYFRTTDVTGSIELPKDKEMVMPGDNVSITVKLIAPIAMEEGLRFAIREGGRTVGAGVVAKIIE, encoded by the coding sequence ATGGCCAAAGGTAAGTTTGAGCGGACCAAGCCGCACGTGAACGTGGGCACGATCGGTCACGTTGACCACGGCAAGACCACGCTGACGGCGGCGATCACGACGGTGCTGACCGCGAAGTTCGGCGGCGAAGCGAAGGCGTACGACCAGATCGACGCGGCGCCGGAAGAAAAGGCGCGCGGCATCACGATCAACACGGCGCACGTGGAGTACGAGACGGCGAATCGCCACTACGCCCACGTTGACTGCCCGGGCCACGCGGACTACGTGAAGAACATGATCACGGGCGCCGCGCAGATGGACGGCGCGATCCTGGTGTGCTCGGCCGCAGACGGCCCGATGCCGCAAACGCGTGAGCACATCCTGCTGGCGCGTCAGGTCGGTGTGCCGTACATCATCGTGTTCCTGAACAAGTGCGACATGGTGGACGACGCCGAGCTGCTGGAACTGGTGGAAATGGAAGTGCGCGAGCTGCTCTCGAAGTACGACTTCCCGGGCGACGACACGCCGATCATCAAGGGTTCGGCGAAGCTGGCGCTGGAAGGCGACAAGGGCGAGCTGGGCGAAGTGGCGATCATGAACCTGGCCGACGCGCTGGACACGTACATCCCGACGCCGGAGCGCGCGGTGGACGGATCGTTCCTGATGCCGGTGGAAGACGTGTTCTCGATCTCGGGCCGTGGTACGGTGGTGACGGGCCGTGTGGAGCGTGGCGTGGTGAAGGTCGGCGAGGAAATCGAGATCGTCGGGATCAAGCCGACGGCGAAGACGACGTGCACGGGCGTGGAAATGTTCCGCAAGCTGCTCGACCAGGGTCAGGCGGGCGACAACGTGGGTATCCTGCTGCGCGGCACGAAGCGTGAGGACGTGGAGCGTGGCCAGGTGCTGGCCAAGCCGGGTTCGATCACGCCGCACACGCACTTCACGGCTGAGGTGTATGTGCTGAGCAAGGATGAAGGCGGCCGTCATACGCCGTTCTTCAACAACTACCGTCCGCAGTTCTACTTCCGTACGACGGATGTGACGGGCTCGATCGAGCTGCCGAAGGACAAGGAAATGGTGATGCCGGGCGACAACGTGTCGATCACGGTGAAGCTGATTGCGCCGATCGCGATGGAAGAAGGTCTGCGCTT